One genomic region from Bacteroidales bacterium encodes:
- a CDS encoding lactate racemase domain-containing protein, giving the protein MLYYSKGSKDGAFSNEELRSALTGIFNKLGPRKKVLVLPPDFTRFHSFAGTITEMVWEYYRKALTDVLPALGTHFPMTDSEIERMFGKVPKDLFRVHDWRNDVVTVGTIPSEYVKEVSEGKLDYTWPAQVNKLLVEGEFDLILSIGQVVPHEVIGMANYNKNVFVGTGGSEGINKSHFIGAVYGMERIMGRAESPVRSVLNYASEHFTNHLPIVYIQTVVSKDEQGKLQIRGLYAGDDFECFRLASELSLEANFLMVEKPIKKAVVWLDPEEFKSTWLGNKSIYRTRMALADGAELIVLAPGLKEFGEDKEIDRLIRKYGYAGTPRTLEAVEKNQELRDNLGAAAHLIHGSSEGRFTVTYCPGKLTKDEIESVYFNYADLDEMKKRYDPDRLTDGFNTMPDGEEIFYISNPALGLWAHRDRFK; this is encoded by the coding sequence ATGTTATATTATTCTAAAGGATCGAAGGATGGCGCTTTTTCAAACGAAGAATTAAGAAGTGCGTTGACCGGTATTTTCAATAAATTGGGTCCCCGAAAAAAAGTATTGGTTTTGCCACCTGATTTTACCCGGTTCCATTCATTTGCCGGAACCATCACTGAAATGGTATGGGAGTATTACAGGAAAGCACTTACTGATGTATTGCCTGCGTTGGGAACACATTTTCCAATGACGGATAGTGAGATCGAGCGCATGTTCGGTAAAGTACCTAAAGACTTGTTCCGGGTGCATGACTGGCGTAATGATGTGGTAACGGTAGGTACGATCCCTTCGGAATATGTTAAGGAAGTATCCGAAGGTAAACTGGATTATACCTGGCCGGCACAGGTCAATAAATTACTGGTGGAAGGAGAATTTGACCTGATCCTATCCATAGGTCAGGTAGTTCCTCATGAAGTAATAGGGATGGCCAACTACAACAAGAACGTTTTTGTCGGAACAGGTGGTTCGGAAGGCATCAATAAAAGCCATTTTATCGGTGCGGTATACGGAATGGAACGGATCATGGGGCGTGCCGAATCTCCTGTACGCAGTGTCTTGAACTATGCTTCGGAACATTTCACGAATCATCTGCCTATCGTGTACATTCAAACCGTGGTGAGTAAAGATGAGCAGGGAAAACTGCAGATCCGGGGTTTGTATGCAGGAGATGATTTTGAATGCTTCCGTCTGGCATCGGAGTTATCACTTGAAGCCAACTTCCTGATGGTGGAAAAACCTATTAAGAAAGCAGTGGTATGGCTCGATCCGGAAGAATTTAAAAGTACATGGCTGGGCAACAAAAGTATTTATCGTACCAGAATGGCTCTGGCTGACGGAGCAGAGTTGATCGTTCTGGCGCCCGGATTGAAAGAGTTCGGAGAAGATAAAGAAATAGACCGGTTGATCCGGAAATATGGTTACGCCGGAACACCCAGGACGCTTGAAGCTGTTGAAAAGAACCAGGAGTTAAGGGATAATCTGGGGGCAGCGGCACATTTGATCCATGGTTCCAGCGAAGGCCGTTTTACAGTTACCTATTGTCCCGGAAAGTTAACTAAGGATGAAATAGAAAGTGTCTATTTCAATTATGCGGACTTGGATGAGATGAAAAAAAGATACGATCCTGACCGGTTGACAGACGGATTCAATACGATGCCCGATGGAGAAGAGATTTTCTATATTTCCAATCCGGCGCTCGGATTGTGGGCACATCGTGACAGATTTAAATAA